The following proteins come from a genomic window of Bradyrhizobium paxllaeri:
- a CDS encoding sulfite exporter TauE/SafE family protein produces the protein MGFLFVLIVGLIAGTISGIVGTGSSIMLMPVLVYQYGPKEAVPIMAVAAVMANFSRILAWWREVDWRACLAYSVTGIPAAALGARTLLVLPSHAVDITIGVFLIAMVPVRHWLARHQLKARLWHLAVGGAIIGYLTGIVASTGPLSVPLFLFYGLTKGAFLATEAASSLGLYLSKSVTFERFGALTPDIALKGLIAGSSLMFGAFIAKRFVLHLQPDVFRLLMDGIMLAAGLTLLWTAFS, from the coding sequence TTGGGCTTCCTTTTTGTCCTTATTGTCGGGCTCATCGCCGGCACCATCTCGGGCATCGTCGGCACCGGCTCGTCGATCATGCTGATGCCGGTACTGGTCTATCAATACGGGCCCAAGGAAGCGGTGCCGATCATGGCGGTGGCGGCCGTGATGGCGAATTTCTCGCGCATCCTCGCCTGGTGGCGCGAGGTCGACTGGCGCGCCTGTCTTGCCTACTCGGTCACGGGGATTCCGGCCGCCGCGCTTGGCGCGCGAACGCTACTCGTGCTGCCCTCGCACGCCGTCGATATCACGATCGGCGTGTTTCTCATCGCGATGGTGCCGGTGCGGCACTGGCTCGCCCGGCACCAGCTTAAAGCACGCCTCTGGCACCTTGCGGTCGGTGGCGCCATCATCGGCTATCTCACCGGCATCGTGGCATCGACCGGCCCGCTCAGCGTGCCGCTGTTTCTGTTCTACGGGTTGACCAAGGGCGCCTTCCTCGCCACCGAAGCCGCAAGCTCGCTCGGCCTCTACTTAAGCAAGTCGGTCACGTTCGAACGTTTCGGCGCGCTGACGCCAGATATTGCGCTGAAAGGTCTGATCGCCGGCTCCTCGCTCATGTTTGGCGCCTTCATCGCCAAGCGCTTCGTGCTGCATCTTCAGCCCGACGTCTTCAGGTTGTTGATGGACGGCATCATGCTGGCCGCCGGTCTCACGCTGCTGTGGACCGCATTTTCGTAA
- the radA gene encoding DNA repair protein RadA: MAKSTLSFVCQNCGAAYNRWQGKCESCGEWNTLAEEDTSGSVPVSIRSKRRGRTFALESLTGKSNDAPRLSSGMTELDRVTGGGFVRGSVLLVGGDPGIGKSTLLTQATSMLARAGHRAVYISGEEAVAQVRLRAERLGLADAPVQLAAETSVEDIVSTLSEGAVPRLIVIDSIQTMWTDTVESAPGTVTQVRASAQALIRFAKKSGAAIILVGHVTKDGQIAGPRVVEHMVDAVLSFEGEGSQHFRILRAMKNRFGPTDEIGVFEMTGLGLREVSNPSELFLSERDLGSPGTAVFAGIEGTRPVLVELQALVAPTTLGTPRRAVVGWDPSRLSMVLAVLEAHCGVKLSGYDVYLNVAGGLRIQEPAADLAAAAALVSSLVNAPLPTDAVYFGEISLSGAVRPVAQTSARLKEAAKLGFGRAVLPESARGEIGSDGGLALNSVGGLTSLVAEIAARGTPRGNRDASREGVTEKNATPSRFRRENS, translated from the coding sequence ATGGCCAAATCCACCCTCTCCTTTGTCTGCCAGAACTGCGGCGCGGCGTATAATCGCTGGCAGGGCAAGTGCGAGTCCTGCGGCGAGTGGAACACGCTGGCCGAAGAGGACACGTCTGGTAGCGTGCCGGTGTCGATCCGTTCGAAGCGCAGGGGCCGGACGTTTGCGCTGGAATCGCTGACCGGCAAGAGCAACGACGCCCCTCGCCTGTCCTCCGGCATGACGGAGCTCGATCGCGTCACCGGCGGCGGCTTTGTCCGCGGCTCCGTCCTTCTGGTCGGCGGCGACCCCGGCATCGGCAAGTCGACGCTGCTGACGCAGGCCACCAGCATGCTGGCGCGCGCCGGGCATCGTGCAGTCTACATATCGGGTGAAGAGGCCGTGGCGCAGGTGCGGCTGCGCGCGGAGCGGCTGGGGCTGGCGGATGCGCCGGTGCAGCTGGCCGCCGAGACCTCGGTCGAGGATATCGTCTCGACCCTGTCGGAAGGCGCGGTGCCGCGCCTGATCGTGATCGATTCCATCCAGACCATGTGGACCGATACGGTGGAATCGGCGCCGGGAACGGTGACACAGGTCCGCGCCTCGGCGCAGGCGCTCATTCGATTCGCCAAGAAATCCGGTGCGGCGATCATCCTGGTCGGGCACGTCACCAAGGACGGCCAGATCGCAGGCCCCCGCGTGGTCGAGCACATGGTCGACGCAGTGTTGTCGTTCGAGGGCGAAGGCTCGCAACATTTCCGCATTTTGCGCGCGATGAAGAATCGTTTCGGGCCGACTGACGAGATCGGGGTGTTCGAGATGACAGGCTTGGGCCTGCGCGAGGTCTCCAACCCCTCCGAATTGTTCCTTTCTGAACGCGATCTGGGCAGTCCGGGCACGGCGGTTTTTGCCGGAATCGAAGGCACCCGCCCCGTTCTGGTGGAATTACAAGCCTTGGTGGCGCCGACCACGCTGGGCACGCCCCGGCGGGCCGTGGTGGGCTGGGACCCGAGCCGGCTGTCGATGGTGCTGGCGGTGCTGGAGGCCCATTGCGGGGTCAAATTGTCCGGCTACGACGTCTATCTGAACGTGGCGGGCGGCCTGCGGATCCAGGAGCCTGCGGCCGACCTCGCGGCGGCAGCCGCCCTGGTGTCGTCGTTGGTAAACGCGCCGTTACCGACGGATGCGGTCTATTTCGGCGAGATTTCGCTCTCCGGCGCGGTCCGGCCGGTGGCGCAAACCTCGGCGCGTCTGAAAGAGGCCGCCAAACTGGGATTTGGACGCGCCGTTCTGCCCGAATCGGCCCGCGGCGAGATCGGCAGCGACGGCGGCCTGGCGCTAAACAGCGTCGGCGGACTGACCAGCCTGGTTGCCGAAATCGCGGCGCGCGGCACGCCGAGAGGCAACCGGGACGCCAGTCGCGAGGGTGTGACGGAGAAAAATGCCACACCGTCGCGATTCCGTCGTGAAAACAGCTAA
- a CDS encoding TCR/Tet family MFS transporter: protein MSEQVSTAVADEKPPVRSGAAAFIFVTILLDMLALGLILPILPKLVESFVDNDTATAARIFGLFGTAWALMQFLFSPILGVLSDRFGRRPVVLLSNFGLALDYVLMALAPTLVWLFIGRVISGITSASISTAFAYIADVTPPERRAAVFGKIGAAFGAGFILGPAIGGLLGGMDPRLPFWIAAGLSFANALYGWLILPESLPPERRAPFHWKSASPIGALHLLRSNRILAGLSLANFFGQVAHVVLPSTFVLYATYRYGWDTTTVGLTLALVGVCAMVVQGAGVGPIVSRLGERRALLLGLASGGLGFFIYGAAPTGPLFWVGIPVMALWGVAGAAIQALTTQLVAPDQQGQLQGATNSVNSIAQMVGPFLFTLTFAYFISDQASVKMPGAPFLLAAALLGLALVIAWRTLKK, encoded by the coding sequence ATGAGCGAGCAGGTGTCCACCGCTGTTGCCGACGAGAAACCGCCGGTACGCAGTGGCGCGGCGGCCTTCATCTTCGTCACCATCCTGCTCGACATGCTCGCGCTCGGCCTGATCCTGCCGATCCTGCCCAAGCTCGTGGAAAGTTTCGTCGACAACGACACGGCAACCGCGGCGCGGATCTTCGGGCTGTTCGGTACTGCCTGGGCGTTGATGCAGTTCCTGTTCTCGCCGATCCTCGGCGTGCTTTCGGATCGGTTCGGCCGGCGGCCGGTGGTGCTGCTGTCGAATTTCGGCCTGGCGCTGGATTACGTGCTGATGGCGCTGGCGCCGACGCTTGTGTGGCTGTTCATCGGCCGGGTGATATCGGGCATCACCTCGGCGAGCATCTCCACGGCCTTTGCCTACATCGCCGACGTGACGCCGCCGGAGCGGCGCGCGGCGGTGTTCGGCAAGATCGGCGCGGCCTTCGGCGCCGGCTTCATTCTCGGCCCCGCCATCGGCGGCCTGCTCGGGGGCATGGATCCGCGCCTGCCGTTCTGGATCGCGGCGGGTTTGAGCTTTGCGAACGCGCTCTATGGCTGGCTGATCCTGCCGGAGTCGCTGCCGCCGGAACGGCGCGCCCCGTTTCACTGGAAGAGCGCCAGCCCGATCGGCGCTCTGCATCTATTGCGTTCGAACCGAATTCTTGCAGGCCTGTCGCTGGCAAACTTCTTTGGCCAGGTCGCGCATGTGGTGCTGCCGTCCACCTTCGTGCTCTATGCGACTTACCGCTATGGCTGGGATACGACGACGGTCGGTCTCACGCTGGCGTTGGTTGGCGTGTGCGCCATGGTGGTGCAGGGTGCGGGCGTCGGGCCGATCGTGTCGCGCCTCGGTGAGCGCAGGGCGCTGCTGCTCGGACTTGCCAGCGGCGGACTGGGGTTCTTCATCTATGGCGCGGCGCCGACCGGACCGCTGTTCTGGGTCGGCATTCCCGTGATGGCGCTGTGGGGCGTAGCGGGTGCGGCGATCCAGGCGCTGACCACGCAGCTCGTTGCACCGGATCAGCAGGGGCAGTTGCAGGGCGCGACCAACAGCGTCAACAGCATCGCGCAGATGGTGGGGCCGTTTCTGTTCACGCTGACGTTTGCCTATTTCATCAGCGATCAGGCGTCGGTGAAAATGCCCGGCGCGCCGTTTCTGCTGGCGGCGGCGTTACTTGGGCTGGCGCTGGTGATCGCGTGGCGGACGCTGAAAAAGTAG
- a CDS encoding adenylate/guanylate cyclase domain-containing protein — translation MQQSLICKGCWEQMHVPVPLRGVASAPFRAFGIRPSRMNPNTCTICELMFTKVMRARKITIDATIMFADLRGYTSLSQSQSADAVSGLLDAFYDECANAIWEHEGLLNKTIGDAVMAVFNFPLKRQEHARNAVLAARDIQANWRDRRESLVRAHDLSSSDLGIGIGIHTGELSFGEFGRSHRDLTAIGTVVNTASRAQSVAEADQILVTKAVFDRAQPDLKNSHSKAFQLKGFNAPVELYAA, via the coding sequence CTGCAACAATCGCTCATCTGCAAGGGTTGCTGGGAGCAGATGCATGTGCCGGTGCCGCTTCGCGGCGTAGCCTCGGCGCCTTTTCGTGCGTTCGGCATTCGTCCGAGCCGGATGAATCCCAATACCTGCACCATCTGCGAGCTGATGTTCACGAAGGTGATGCGGGCCCGCAAGATCACCATCGACGCGACCATCATGTTTGCCGACCTGCGCGGCTACACCAGCCTGTCGCAGTCGCAATCGGCTGATGCGGTTTCCGGACTGCTCGACGCATTCTACGATGAATGCGCCAACGCGATCTGGGAGCACGAGGGACTGCTCAACAAGACCATCGGCGACGCCGTGATGGCGGTCTTCAATTTTCCCTTGAAGCGGCAGGAGCATGCCAGAAACGCCGTGCTCGCCGCGCGCGACATCCAGGCCAACTGGCGCGATCGGCGCGAGAGCCTTGTCCGGGCGCACGACCTCTCTTCCAGCGATCTCGGGATCGGCATCGGCATCCATACGGGCGAACTCAGCTTCGGCGAGTTCGGTCGCTCGCATCGCGACCTGACGGCGATCGGCACCGTCGTCAACACCGCCTCCCGGGCCCAGTCGGTTGCCGAAGCCGACCAGATCCTGGTGACCAAGGCGGTGTTTGACCGCGCCCAACCAGATTTGAAGAACAGTCATTCGAAGGCATTCCAGCTCAAGGGGTTCAACGCGCCGGTTGAGCTCTACGCTGCCTAG
- a CDS encoding adenylate/guanylate cyclase domain-containing protein, which produces MVETADAPYPGDQRTGRNEARQDTLKFAEAALTDSKREGLLLAVRARWVALAVTALTLPIINPNWDVIYYVVMLGFFALIGWAQLKVGKVGRSPLEVFLIICDLALLTFLTVVPNPWSDLNWPIGMQFRFDSFIYFFIFLSTATLAYSWRTVVAMGGWTAALWALAVGWAYLQPESHAALSARVKEAIGADIRMFEILDPSSIGFGARFQQVTVFIIVAAILALAVRRSNALLISHAGLERERANLARYFSPNVVNELSGNDEPLTRVRTQDVAVLFADIVGFTAYADGRDPNDVIETLRQFHERMEREVFQHGGTLDKYLGDGLMATFGTPFAGDSDALNALRCARGMIASIAELNRERQNRNEPPIQVSVGLHYGQVVLGDIGLNRLEFAVIGTTVNAASRLEALTREFGCAIVVSDALIQQARTETNPSSADFALLVEQPAQSIRGLEQPVGIWTCAGAAS; this is translated from the coding sequence ATGGTGGAAACGGCTGATGCCCCCTATCCGGGCGACCAGCGAACCGGACGAAACGAAGCCCGGCAAGACACCCTGAAATTCGCGGAAGCCGCCCTTACCGACAGCAAGCGCGAGGGCCTGCTGCTTGCCGTCCGCGCCCGTTGGGTCGCGCTGGCGGTCACGGCCCTGACCTTGCCGATCATCAACCCGAACTGGGACGTGATCTACTACGTCGTGATGCTGGGCTTCTTTGCCCTGATCGGGTGGGCTCAGCTCAAGGTCGGCAAGGTCGGCCGTTCGCCGCTCGAGGTTTTCCTGATCATCTGCGACCTCGCGCTGCTGACCTTCCTCACCGTCGTCCCCAATCCGTGGAGCGACCTTAACTGGCCGATCGGAATGCAATTCCGGTTCGACAGTTTCATCTATTTCTTCATCTTCCTTTCGACCGCCACCCTCGCCTATTCGTGGCGGACCGTCGTCGCGATGGGCGGGTGGACCGCTGCCCTGTGGGCTCTTGCCGTCGGCTGGGCCTACCTGCAGCCGGAAAGCCATGCCGCGCTGTCGGCACGCGTCAAGGAAGCCATTGGCGCCGATATTCGCATGTTCGAGATTCTCGATCCCTCCTCGATCGGCTTCGGCGCCCGGTTCCAGCAAGTCACCGTATTCATCATCGTGGCCGCAATCCTGGCGCTGGCGGTACGCCGTTCGAATGCGCTCCTGATCAGCCACGCCGGGCTCGAACGTGAGCGCGCCAACCTCGCGCGTTATTTCTCTCCCAACGTCGTCAACGAACTGTCCGGCAATGACGAGCCGCTCACGCGGGTTCGCACCCAGGACGTCGCAGTGCTGTTTGCCGATATCGTGGGCTTCACCGCCTACGCCGATGGGCGAGACCCGAACGACGTCATCGAGACGCTGCGGCAATTCCATGAACGGATGGAAAGAGAAGTATTCCAGCACGGCGGAACGCTCGACAAGTACCTCGGCGACGGCCTGATGGCGACGTTCGGCACGCCATTTGCCGGCGATTCCGACGCACTGAACGCGTTGCGTTGCGCGAGGGGCATGATCGCCTCGATCGCCGAGTTGAACAGAGAACGGCAGAATCGCAACGAGCCGCCGATCCAGGTCAGCGTCGGATTGCACTACGGACAGGTCGTGCTGGGCGATATCGGCCTCAACCGGCTCGAATTCGCCGTGATCGGCACCACCGTGAATGCAGCGAGCCGCCTCGAGGCGCTGACCCGCGAATTCGGCTGCGCCATCGTCGTCAGCGACGCGCTGATCCAGCAGGCCCGCACCGAAACCAACCCGTCGAGCGCCGACTTCGCGTTGCTGGTCGAGCAGCCGGCGCAGAGCATTCGTGGACTTGAGCAGCCGGTTGGCATCTGGACGTGTGCGGGCGCCGCTTCCTGA
- a CDS encoding cupin domain-containing protein produces the protein MDAVTPKGAQTADTHSHLVRPDSMEWQKTRFPGCEAKTLLFDRKTGLMTALMRFAPGAVLPDHEHVNIEQTYVLEGSLVDKEGPAQGIECKAGEFIWREEGSRHVAWCPQGGLMLAIFQVPNKFFEADGRVIDAAGEDWDAAWGHTRKG, from the coding sequence ATGGACGCCGTGACGCCGAAGGGCGCGCAGACCGCAGACACGCATTCCCATCTGGTCCGCCCCGACAGCATGGAATGGCAGAAGACCCGCTTTCCCGGTTGCGAAGCCAAGACGCTGCTGTTCGATCGCAAGACCGGCCTGATGACGGCGCTGATGCGGTTCGCGCCGGGCGCGGTGTTGCCCGACCATGAACACGTCAACATCGAGCAGACCTACGTGCTCGAGGGTTCGCTCGTCGACAAGGAAGGTCCGGCGCAGGGCATCGAATGCAAGGCCGGCGAATTCATCTGGCGCGAGGAGGGCAGCCGCCACGTCGCCTGGTGCCCGCAAGGCGGGCTGATGCTCGCGATCTTCCAGGTGCCGAACAAATTCTTCGAGGCCGACGGCCGCGTCATCGATGCCGCGGGCGAAGACTGGGACGCGGCGTGGGGCCACACGCGCAAGGGCTGA
- a CDS encoding SDR family NAD(P)-dependent oxidoreductase, giving the protein MTKPLASRIALVTGASRGIGYATARALARAGAHIVAIARTQGGLEELDDEIRKDGGSATLVPLNLTDFDGIARLGAALHERHGKLDILIGNAGIAGPSSPLGHIELKPWNDVIAVNVTANFQLIRCMDPLLRVSDAGRAVFVTSGAASKANAYQGPYAASKAALDTLVRSWANETVSTKLRVNLFSPGPIRTRMRASIFPGEDPMTLDTPEQAAEFIVPMCAPEWSETGKLYDYKTRTLMSFRAPE; this is encoded by the coding sequence ATGACCAAACCCCTCGCCTCCCGCATCGCGCTCGTCACGGGTGCCTCACGCGGCATTGGCTATGCGACGGCCCGCGCGCTCGCCCGTGCCGGCGCGCACATCGTTGCCATCGCACGCACGCAAGGCGGCCTTGAGGAACTCGACGACGAGATCCGCAAGGACGGTGGCAGCGCCACGCTGGTGCCGCTCAACCTCACCGACTTCGACGGCATCGCGCGGCTCGGCGCAGCGCTGCATGAGCGTCACGGCAAGCTCGACATTCTCATCGGCAACGCCGGTATCGCCGGTCCGTCCTCGCCGCTCGGGCATATCGAGCTGAAGCCGTGGAACGACGTCATCGCAGTGAACGTCACCGCGAACTTCCAGCTCATCCGCTGCATGGATCCGCTGCTCAGAGTCTCGGACGCCGGCCGCGCCGTGTTCGTCACTTCGGGCGCCGCCAGCAAGGCCAACGCATACCAGGGCCCCTACGCCGCCTCGAAGGCCGCACTGGATACGCTGGTGCGCTCCTGGGCCAACGAGACCGTGAGCACAAAACTGCGCGTCAACCTGTTCAGCCCCGGCCCGATCCGCACCCGCATGCGCGCCAGCATCTTTCCCGGCGAAGATCCGATGACATTGGACACGCCGGAACAGGCCGCGGAATTCATCGTGCCGATGTGCGCGCCGGAGTGGAGCGAGACGGGCAAGCTCTACGACTACAAGACGCGGACACTGATGAGCTTCCGCGCGCCGGAGTAA
- the purF gene encoding amidophosphoribosyltransferase, translating into MQNPSDPAGQLDLNPGIELQDDLEGDTLREECGVFGIFGHPEAAAITALGLHALQHRGQEAAGIVSFDGSRFHSERRLGLVGDTFSRREVIERLPGIMAVGHVRYSTTGGTILRNVQPLFAELSAGGFAVGHNGNLTNGLTLRRELVKGGAMMQSTTDTEVILHLVAQSKRSRFIDRFIESLRAIEGAYALVALTNKKLIGARDPLGIRPLVLGDLDGRPILTSETCALDMIGAKYVRDVEPGEIIVFDETGAHSHKPFPPKPPRPCIFEYIYFARPDSIVGGRSVYDVRKAFGAQLARESHPDVDVVVPVPDSGVPAAVGYSQFSGVPFELGIIRNHYVGRTFIQPTQSVRELGVRMKHSANRAAIEGKRIILIDDSLVRGTTSKKIVRMMRDAGAREVHFRLASPPILYPDYYGIDLPDRGGLLAATHSLEEMREIIGADSLAFLSIDGMYRAMGEPGRDPANPKFSDHCFTGTYPTHLTDQTQVEPQPRQLSLLAEAS; encoded by the coding sequence ATGCAAAACCCTTCCGATCCCGCCGGCCAACTCGATCTGAATCCCGGTATCGAGTTGCAGGACGATCTCGAAGGCGACACGCTACGCGAGGAATGCGGCGTGTTCGGCATTTTCGGCCACCCTGAGGCTGCCGCCATCACGGCACTCGGACTACACGCTCTCCAGCATCGCGGCCAGGAAGCCGCCGGCATCGTCTCATTCGACGGCAGCCGCTTCCATTCCGAACGTCGGCTCGGTCTCGTCGGCGACACCTTCTCCCGCCGTGAGGTGATCGAGCGCCTGCCCGGCATTATGGCCGTCGGCCATGTCCGCTATTCCACGACCGGCGGCACCATCCTGCGCAACGTCCAGCCGCTGTTTGCCGAGCTCAGCGCCGGCGGCTTCGCGGTCGGCCACAACGGCAACCTCACCAACGGCCTGACGCTGCGCCGCGAGCTGGTGAAGGGCGGCGCCATGATGCAGTCGACCACGGACACCGAGGTCATCCTGCATCTGGTCGCGCAATCCAAGCGCAGCCGTTTCATCGACCGCTTCATCGAGTCGCTGCGCGCGATCGAAGGCGCTTACGCGCTGGTCGCGCTGACGAACAAGAAGCTGATCGGTGCGCGCGATCCGCTCGGCATTCGGCCGCTGGTGCTGGGCGATCTCGACGGCCGTCCGATCCTGACCTCGGAAACCTGTGCGCTCGACATGATCGGCGCCAAATATGTCCGCGACGTCGAGCCCGGCGAGATCATCGTGTTCGACGAGACCGGCGCGCACAGCCACAAGCCGTTCCCGCCGAAGCCGCCGCGGCCCTGCATCTTCGAATACATCTATTTCGCGCGGCCGGATTCCATCGTCGGCGGCCGTTCGGTCTACGACGTCCGAAAAGCCTTCGGCGCGCAGCTCGCGCGCGAAAGCCATCCCGATGTCGACGTCGTGGTGCCGGTGCCGGATTCCGGCGTGCCCGCAGCCGTCGGCTACAGCCAGTTTTCCGGCGTGCCGTTCGAACTCGGCATCATCCGCAACCACTATGTCGGCCGCACCTTCATCCAGCCGACCCAGAGCGTTCGCGAACTCGGCGTGCGCATGAAGCATTCGGCCAACCGCGCCGCGATCGAAGGCAAGCGCATCATCCTGATCGACGATTCGCTGGTGCGCGGCACCACGTCCAAGAAGATCGTCCGCATGATGCGCGACGCGGGCGCCCGCGAGGTGCATTTCCGGCTCGCTTCGCCCCCGATCCTCTATCCCGATTATTACGGCATCGACCTGCCGGACCGCGGCGGCCTGCTCGCCGCGACCCACTCGCTGGAGGAAATGCGCGAGATCATCGGCGCGGATTCACTGGCGTTCCTGTCGATCGACGGCATGTATCGCGCCATGGGCGAACCGGGCCGCGATCCCGCCAATCCGAAATTCTCGGACCACTGCTTCACCGGCACCTACCCGACCCACCTCACCGACCAGACCCAGGTCGAGCCGCAGCCCCGGCAATTGTCGCTGCTGGCGGAAGCGAGCTGA
- a CDS encoding CvpA family protein, producing the protein MPVTILDLVLLGVMLISGLLAMVRGFMREILSIAAWGAAALVTLYAFTKLMPSARAYFGSETIAAVVVVAGTFIGTLIVVSVITVRISDMILDSRIGALDRTLGFLFGLGRGLLIVVVAFLFFSWLVPDKQRPDWITGAKSRVVLQGTGDWLMSLLPDDPENTILKRFKKNKPEDDQTDADQAAPASGDGYSKPARDSLKKLIEKPAGR; encoded by the coding sequence ATGCCCGTAACGATACTCGATCTCGTCCTGCTCGGAGTGATGCTGATTTCGGGGCTGCTCGCCATGGTGCGCGGCTTCATGCGCGAAATCCTGTCGATCGCGGCCTGGGGCGCGGCGGCGCTGGTGACACTCTATGCGTTCACGAAGCTGATGCCATCCGCCAGGGCCTATTTTGGCAGCGAAACGATCGCGGCCGTGGTGGTGGTGGCGGGCACTTTCATCGGCACCCTGATCGTGGTCTCCGTGATCACGGTGCGAATCTCCGACATGATCCTGGATTCCCGGATCGGCGCGCTGGATCGCACGCTCGGCTTCCTGTTCGGCCTCGGCCGCGGCCTCCTGATCGTGGTAGTCGCTTTCCTGTTCTTTAGCTGGCTGGTCCCGGACAAGCAGCGGCCGGACTGGATCACCGGTGCGAAGTCCCGGGTGGTGCTGCAGGGAACCGGGGATTGGTTAATGTCGCTCTTGCCTGACGACCCCGAGAACACCATCTTAAAACGATTCAAGAAGAATAAACCGGAAGACGACCAAACTGACGCCGACCAGGCAGCCCCTGCGTCTGGCGATGGCTACAGTAAACCTGCCCGCGACAGCCTTAAAAAGCTGATCGAGAAACCCGCGGGCCGCTAA
- a CDS encoding ABC transporter substrate-binding protein, with protein sequence MTTRIARRLAASVALAALTLATPALAQDKTVKIGVLNDMSSLYADIGGPNSVAAVKMAVEDSGLTKKGWKIDVVSGDHQNKPDIGVNIARQWIDADKVDAVADTPNSGVALAVSNLVKEKNSVLLNSGAATADLTGKACNPNTISFTYDTYMLANGTGKALTKAGGDTWFFLTADYAFGHALERDTGNVVTQTGGKVLGAVRHPLNTSDFSSFLLQAQSSKAKVIGLANAGGDTTNSIKQAAEFGIVQGGQKLAALLLFINDVHALGLKTAQGLTFTESFYWDLNDNTREWSKRFQKLSPKGSMPSMTVAGLYAGILHYLKAMEALGGNPHDGAKVVAKMKELPTDDPLFGKGPLRADGRRLIPAYLFEVKKPEESKGPWDYYKLVATIAPEDAAKPLEASDCPLVKK encoded by the coding sequence ATGACAACCAGAATTGCGCGGCGCTTGGCCGCCTCCGTGGCGCTTGCCGCCCTTACCCTCGCGACGCCAGCACTGGCCCAGGACAAGACCGTAAAGATCGGCGTGCTCAACGACATGTCGAGCCTCTATGCCGACATCGGCGGCCCCAATTCGGTGGCTGCGGTCAAGATGGCGGTCGAGGATTCCGGTCTCACCAAGAAGGGCTGGAAGATCGACGTCGTCAGCGGCGACCATCAGAACAAGCCCGATATCGGCGTCAACATCGCGCGGCAATGGATCGACGCCGACAAGGTGGACGCGGTCGCGGATACGCCGAACTCGGGCGTTGCACTCGCCGTGAGCAATCTGGTGAAGGAAAAGAACTCGGTGCTGCTCAACTCGGGCGCAGCCACCGCCGACCTCACAGGCAAGGCCTGCAATCCCAACACCATCTCCTTCACCTATGACACCTACATGCTCGCCAACGGCACCGGCAAGGCGCTGACCAAGGCCGGCGGCGACACCTGGTTCTTCCTCACCGCCGACTACGCCTTCGGCCATGCGCTGGAGCGCGACACCGGCAATGTCGTCACCCAGACCGGCGGCAAGGTGTTGGGCGCCGTCAGGCATCCGCTCAACACCTCGGACTTCTCCTCCTTCCTGCTGCAGGCGCAGTCCTCGAAGGCCAAGGTCATCGGCCTTGCCAATGCCGGCGGCGACACCACCAACTCGATCAAGCAGGCAGCCGAATTCGGCATCGTCCAGGGCGGTCAGAAACTCGCCGCGCTGCTGCTCTTCATCAACGACGTGCATGCGCTCGGCCTGAAGACCGCGCAGGGCCTGACGTTCACCGAATCGTTCTACTGGGATCTCAACGACAACACCCGCGAATGGTCGAAGCGCTTCCAGAAGCTCTCGCCGAAGGGCTCGATGCCCTCGATGACCGTCGCCGGCCTCTATGCGGGGATCCTGCATTACCTGAAGGCGATGGAAGCGCTCGGCGGCAACCCGCATGACGGCGCCAAGGTTGTCGCCAAGATGAAGGAACTGCCGACCGACGATCCGCTGTTCGGCAAGGGTCCGCTGCGCGCCGACGGCCGCCGTCTCATTCCGGCCTATCTGTTCGAGGTGAAGAAGCCGGAAGAGTCGAAGGGACCGTGGGACTACTACAAGCTGGTCGCCACCATCGCGCCGGAGGATGCCGCCAAGCCGCTCGAAGCCAGCGATTGCCCGCTGGTGAAGAAGTGA